A genomic region of Glycine max cultivar Williams 82 chromosome 15, Glycine_max_v4.0, whole genome shotgun sequence contains the following coding sequences:
- the LOC100782139 gene encoding cyprosin, producing MDFKYLLVGMCVWAWFGSITFATSNDGRLMRIGLKRRTLDLQCLKAARIKEAGHHRDLGGVNRNCCDEDIVYLKNYLDAQYFGEISIGSPPQYFNVVFDTGSSNLWVPSSKCIFSIACYFHSKYRSKISSTYTEIGIPCKIPYGQGSIFGFFSQDNVQVGDIIIKDQEFAEITREGSLALPALPFDGILGLGFQDTSVGKVTPVWYNMLEGGLISHKIFSLWLNQDPSEEMGGEIVFGGIDYRHFRGEHTYVPLSQKGYWQIDLGDILLANNSTGLCEGGCAAVVDSGTSLIAGPTTVVTQINHAIGAEGYTSFECKSILHNYGDSIWESLIAGLYPDIICSAIGFCSNNEFNTMDDVIKTVVHNQSWNRSQTRESPFCSFCNMIVLWIQVQLKQSNVKEKVLKYVDELCEKLPNPPGQSFINCNRIATMPHITFTIGNKSFPLSPEQYVLRVEEGCSTVCYGGFVAIDVPPPQGPLWVLGSIFLGAYHTVFDYGNLRIGFAEAA from the exons ATGGATTTCAAGTATCTGCTGGTTGGTATGTGTGTTTGGGCTTGGTTTGGATCAATAACTTTTGCAACTTCTAATGATGGGAGGTTGATGAGGATTGGTCTAAAAAGGAGGACTTTAGACCTTCAGTGTCTTAAAGCTGCAAGAATCAAAGAGGCTGGTCATCACAGGGATTTAGGGGGTGTTAATAGAAACTGTTGTGATGAAGATATAGTATATCTTAAGAATTATCTTGATGCACAATATTTTGGGGAGATTAGCATTGGTTCACCCCCACAATACTTCAATGTTGTGTTTGACACGGGAAGCTCGAATCTTTGGGTTCCGTCTTCTAAATGCATCTTCTCT ATCGCTTGCTATTTTCATTCCAAGTATAGGTCGAAGATATCTAGCACCTATACCGAAATCG GAATACCTTGTAAAATCCCTTACGGCCAAGGATCAATTTTTGGATTCTTCAGCCAAGATAATGTACAAGTTGGGGATATCATCATCAAAGATCAA GAATTTGCTGAGATTACAAGGGAAGGATCCTTGGCACTTCCAGCACTTCCATTTGATGGCATACTTGGACTCGGATTCCAGGATACTTCGGTTGGAAAAGTCACACCAGTTTG GTATAATATGTTGGAAGGAGGGCTCATATCCCACaaaattttctctctttggCTAAATCAAGATCCATCAGAAGAGATGGGGGGTGAGATTGTCTTTGGTGGTATTGACTACAGGCATTTTAGAGGAGAACACACATACGTTCCACTTTCTCAAAAAGGTTATTGGCAG ATTGATTTGGGAGATATTCTACTTGCAAATAATTCAACAG gCTTATGTGAGGGTGGCTGTGCTGCAGTTGTTGACTCGGGCACATCATTAATTGCTGGTCCAACT ACTGTTGTGACTCAAATTAACCATGCCATTGGAGCAGAAGGATATACCAGTTTTGAGTGTAAAAGCATTCTCCATAACTATGGGGATTCAATATGGGAATCCTTGATTGCTGGG TTATATCCTGACATTATATGCAGTGCCATTGGATTCTGTtcaaataatgaatttaatacAATGGA TGATGTTATTAAAACAGTGGTGCATAATCAAAGTTGGAATCGGTCTCAAACAAGGGAGAGCCCCTTTTGTAGTTTTTGCAATATGATTGTCCTTTGGATCCAAGTTCAGCTTAAGCAAAGCAATGTAAaggaaaaagtattaaaatatgtGGATGAG ctTTGTGAGAAGCTCCCAAATCCCCCGGGACAATCATTTATAAATTGCAATAGGATTGCTACTATGCCACACATTACATTCACCATTGGAAACAAGTCCTTTCCCCTCTCTCCAGAACAG TATGTCCTTCGAGTTGAAGAAGGCTGTTCTACTGTCTGCTATGGCGGTTTTGTTGCTATAGATGTGCCTCCCCCACAGGGTCCCCTCTG GGTTCTTGGAAGTATTTTCTTGGGGGCATATCATACAGTGTTTGATTATGGCAATCTCCGTATAGGATTTGCAGAAGCTGCCTAG